In a genomic window of Zingiber officinale cultivar Zhangliang chromosome 9B, Zo_v1.1, whole genome shotgun sequence:
- the LOC122022496 gene encoding rust resistance kinase Lr10-like, giving the protein MNRLLIYPYSLCLLLLLLLHANSKAIHILPQDIEGEEREEFIKDCQTSSTCGGIDIRYPFRLINSTPMYCGVQGLEVSCSAAGDATIKLPRLGPCKIVHFDTDSVKIKLLGDEWAQCPLQKLSSIIPTGLFYHDYEHDNGYDYMLVNCSSETATDPEWITGPIPCLGNGSQGEWIYVAKLEASMDQLPSGCVSTGIGGNIEYYAGGPTFGDQVQGFNQMLQMDVSLNIPEWEMCRDCHEEGKHCGFSRRRNQTACLARRHETTNIGRIVEDVVGTFIAGLVVVGGLVVALTSLIILFILKKKSQKDEEIRFKVEHFLATYGDAQPTRYSFSDIRKITMRFKNKLGQGGYGSVYKGELSNGIPVAVKMLESSKGEGQEFINEVATIGRIHHINITRLLGFCTERSTRALIYEFMPNESLEKYIFSRQDKGSNKSLSMEKLLNIAIGIARGIEYLHQGCEQRILHFDIKPHNILLDYDLNPKISDFGLAKLCSRDISIVTMTVARGTMGYIAPEMYCRNFGTVSYKSDVYSFGMLLLEMIGGRKNHDPEIGRESEIYYPEWVYDRLVERQDLAMIMKMEQNDGEILQKLSKVALWCIQWSPTERPTMTRILHMLIGSSEEVHMPPKPFISHHES; this is encoded by the exons ATGAATCGCCTACTGATCTACCCATATTCACTCTGCCTTCTCCTACTGCTACTTCTCCATGCTAATTCCAAAGCCATTCATATTTTGCCTCAGGATATCGAGGGGGAGGAGAGAGAGGAGTTTATCAAGGATTGCCAAACCAGTTCCACCTGCGGAGGAATAGATATCAGATATCCCTTTCGCCTGATCAACTCGACTCCAATGTACTGCGGCGTTCAGGGTTTGGAGGTCTCATGTTCAGCTGCCGGTGATGCCACCATCAAGCTTCCTCGTTTAGGGCCCTGCAAGATCGTCCACTTTGATACTGATTCAGTTAAAATCAAATTATTAGGGGATGAATGGGCTCAGTGTCCGCTGCAAAAGCTCAGCTCCATCATTCCCACCGGCTTATTTTACCATGACTACGAGCATGACAACGGTTATGATTATATGCTGGTGAACTGCTCGAGTGAAACAGCAACAGATCCGGAATGGATCACCGGACCCATCCCGTGCCTCGGCAATGGAAGTCAAGGGGAGTGGATTTATGTAGCGAAGCTTGAGGCTTCCATGGACCAGCTTCCGTCAGGATGCGTGAGCACTGGAATTGGTGGTAATATCGAATATTATGCAGGTGGACCGACGTTTGGAGATCAGGTTCAGGGATTCAATCAAATGCTACAGATGGATGTATCTCTTAATATTCCAGAATGGGAGATGTGCAGAGACTGCCATGAAGAAGGAAAGCATTGTGGATTTAGCCGCAGAAGAAACCAAACTGCCTGCTTAGCGAGGCGCCATG AAACAACAAACATTGGGCGCATAGTTGAAGATGTAGTTG GAACATTTATAGCTGGTCTTGTAGTTGTAGGTGGTCTTGTAGTGGCATTAACATCTCTTATTATATTGTTTATATTAAAGAAGAAGtcccaaaaggatgaagaaaTTCGTTTCAAGGTAGAACATTTTCTTGCAACATATGGTGATGCACAACCAACTCGATACTCTTTTTCTGATATTAGAAAGATCACAATGAGATTCAAGAATAAGTTAGGGCAAGGTGGATATGGAAGTGTGTACAAGGGGGAGCTTTCAAATGGTATTCCGGTAGCAGTTAAGATGCTCGAGAGTTCAAAAGGGGAAGGTCAAGAATTCATAAATGAAGTTGCAACCATTGGAAGGATTCATCATATTAACATTACTCGCTTGTTGGGATTTTGCACTGAACGATCAACTCGTGCTCTCATCTACGAGTTCATGCCAAATGAATCCTTAGAGAAGTATATTTTCTCAAGACAAGACAAAGGAAGCAACAAATCATTGAGCATGGAGAAATTGTTGAACATTGCAATAGGCATTGCTCGAGGCATTGAGTATTTACATCAGGGATGTGAACAACGTATTTTGCATTTTGATATTAAGCCACATAACATTCTATTAGATTATGATTTAAATCCAAAGATTTCAGACTTTGGACTAGCAAAGCTTTGCTCAAGGGATATTAGTATCGTGACAATGACTGTTGCTAGAGGCACAATGGGATATATTGCTCCTGAGATGTATTGTAGGAATTTCGGGACGGTGTCATATAAATCTGATGTCTATAGTTTTGGTATGTTGTTGTTGGAGATGATAGGAGGCCGAAAAAATCATGATCCTGAAATAGGAAGAGAGAGTGAGATTTATTATCCAGAATGGGTGTATGATCGACTAGTTGAAAGACAAGACTTGGCAATGATAATGAAAATGGagcaaaatgatggagaaatattaCAGAAACTCTCTAAAGTGGCTTTATGGTGTATTCAATGGAGTCCAACTGAACGACCTACCATGACTAGAATTCTTCATATGCTTATAGGGAGCTCAGAAGAAGTGCACATGCCTCCTAAACCATTTATCTCCCATCACGAATCATGA
- the LOC122022561 gene encoding rust resistance kinase Lr10-like translates to MACKASWRSFYALLLPLLFLQLSQAAVTATGQHQQQQQRSQETCAPFSCGLFLNFSYPYRRTTDPPQCGDRRFELTCDGNKSTMPIGSTHYLITRVLYENATDISYKFFTEISNVSHRISLVDPKFANGSCGLPSQSLSPSYLSRSGYSGPYDLWASFINCTRRIEGQSLYRLVPCLSNNTFFVYVVFASDGYRLSHLYPSCQFMSMIPATRSTARDAFHILKEGFDLGLESSTYNYIGPTLFSRCLSGFKRQFFERIRSKHILLRVFSLVRSEIDFASCIGEKNENILTTRLTIAVVVLIQIVQSFLVFLILGRLVIAPMIVLFSLGYRLWNRQVSVDLVEKFLRRQQTLMPTRYAYSELIAITRHFRDKLGQGGFGSVFKGELIGGHFVAVKMLVNSKCNGDDFINEVSTIGRIHHVNVVRLVGYCSDGSKRALVYEYMPNGSLDKYIFAPNGTNGHFFASEKLIQIAIGIARGIDYLHQGCDMQILHFDIKPHNILIDHNCTPKISDFGLAKLYPKTNALVSISATRGTIGYIAPELVSRSFGKISSKSDVYSFGMLLMEMAGRRRNVDHLIGNSSRVYYPSWIYDKLTQPQEVEIDNEFEIQNLEKKLAIVGLWCIQLRPTDRPTMTKVIDMLEVDDVDSLPIPPRPFFSSGDSATITKPNLGSISTELSIVSE, encoded by the exons ATGGCCTGCAAAGCATCATGGCGCAGCTTCTACGCTCTGCTTCTGCCGCTACTCTTCCTCCAACTGTCCCAGGCTGCGGTTACAGCTACGGGGCAgcatcagcagcagcagcagcggaGCCAAGAAACATGTGCTCCATTCTCTTGCGGTCTGTTCCTCAATTTCAGCTACCCATATCGTCGAACAACTGATCCGCCTCAGTGTGGGGATAGGAGGTTCGAGCTCACCTGCGACGGCAACAAATCCACCATGCCCATTGGCTCCACTCACTACTTGATCACTCGGGTATTGTACGAAAACGCCACTGATATATCGTACAAATTCTTCACTGAGATATCGAACGTATCCCACCGCATCAGCTTGGTGGATCCGAAGTTTGCAAATGGAAGCTGTGGCCTCCCTTCCCAATCCTTGTCGCCCTCCTATTTATCAAGGTCTGGCTATAGTGGCCCATATGATTTGTGGGCAAGTTTCATTAATTGTACGCGAAGAATCGAGGGCCAGAGTTTGTATCGGCTTGTTCCTTGCTTGAGCAACAACACTTTTTTCGTCTACGTCGTTTTTGCATCTGACGGATACAGATTGTCACACCTCTATCCATCATGTCAATTTATGTCGATGATTCCAGCGACAAGATCCACAGCAAGGGATGCGTTTCACATTCTAAAAGAgggatttgatttaggtttggaaTCATCGACCTATAACTATATCGGACCCACATTATTCAGCCGATGTCTGAGTGGATTCAAAAG ACAGTTCTTTGAACGAATAAGAAGCAAACACATCCTCTTGCGAGTTTTCTCCCTCGTCAGAAGTGAGATAGACTTTGCATCTTGCATAGGAGAGAAAAACGAAAACATTTTGACTACTCGATTAACAATTGCTGTGGTGGTATTAATCCAGATTGTGCAGTCCTTTCTAG TTTTCTTGATACTGGGCCGATTAGTCATAGCGCCTATGATAGTTTTGTTCTCGCTTGGTTACAGACTATGGAACAGGCAAGTCTCAGTTGACCTTGTAGAAAAGTTTCTTCGACGCCAGCAAACGCTGATGCCGACGAGATATGCCTACTCTGAACTCATAGCAATCAcaaggcattttagagataagcTCGGCCAAGGAGGCTTTGGTTCAGTCTTCAAAGGGGAACTTATAGGGGGTCATTTTGTTGCAGTTAAAATGTTAGTCAACTCCAAATGCAATGGTGATGACTTCATCAATGAAGTTTCTACAATAGGTAGGATTCATCATGTGAATGTCGTCCGACTAGTTGGATATTGCTCTGACGGATCCAAGAGAGCTTTGGTTTACGAGTACATGCCTAATGGCTCACTTGACAAGTACATTTTTGCTCCCAATGGAACCAATGGTCACTTTTTTGCCTCGGAAAAACTCATTCAAATAGCAATTGGTATTGCACGGGGCATCGATTACTTACATCAAGGATGTGATATGCAGATTCTACACTTTGACATCAAGCCTCATAATATACTTATAGATCATAATTGCACTCCAAAAATCTCTGACTTTGGACTTGCAAAATTATACCCAAAGACAAATGCTCTTGTATCCATTAGTGCTACAAGGGGGACAATCGGCTATATTGCTCCAGAGTTAGTATCTCGAAGCTTTGGAAAAATCTCTTCCAAATCAGATGTTTACAGTTTCGGGATGCTACTAATGGAAATGGCTGGAAGGCGAAGAAATGTAGATCATCTTATAGGGAATTCAAGCCGAGTTTACTATCCATCATGGATTTATGATAAATTAACTCAACCGCAAGAGGTTGAAATTGACAATGAGTTTGAGATACAAAACTTAGAGAAGAAACTAGCAATAGTTGGATTGTGGTGTATTCAACTAAGACCAACTGATAGACCAACCATGACAAAAGTTATTGATATGTTAGAAGTTGATGATGTTGATAGTCTTCCAATTCCACCCAGACCCTTCTTTTCATCAGGGGATTCAGCTACAATAACAAAACCTAATTTAGGTTCAATTTCCACCGAGTTATCTATAGTTTCAGAGTGA